One segment of Phragmites australis chromosome 13, lpPhrAust1.1, whole genome shotgun sequence DNA contains the following:
- the LOC133888045 gene encoding protein S-acyltransferase 11 isoform X3, translating into MLLIFSTCFILLLFVGQLLFYLAFPYRLTGGGVWAVYPIVFSISNFWGIFHCILTAFLAAFTITSYCLASFKSAGAPANIRWGRYPMVEKSDLENYTFCTYCSKPKPPRAHHCRSCKMCVVDMDHHCPFIGNCVGASNHRAFVIFLISVVISCTYVAIMTIYSSYHIWPSVDFPNLASSRHSMNSMKMLLEIITTLASSAFFLSARGVVLVYLAFASLSVNAGICVLLCQQLSYVYEGNTYLDRLNSANVMHRERGLQNLVRFFGCPYSISRVLLRCSNTGKLQDNSWSKLL; encoded by the exons ATGCTACTAATATTTTCGACTTGCTTCATATTATTGTTATTTGTTGGTCAGTTGTTGTTTTATTTAGCCTTTCCTTATCGCTTAACAGGTGGTGGGGTCTGGGCAGTATATCCTATTGTTTTCTCAATCAGCAATTTTTGGggcatctttcattgcatatTAACAGCTTTCTTGGCTGCATTTACCATCACAAGTTATTGTTTGGCCTCTTTTAAATCTGCTGGTGCACCAGCAAATATACGGTGGGGCAGATATCCCATGGTCGAGAAAAGTGATCTTGAGAACTATACCTTTTGTACATACTGTAGTAAACCAAAGCCCCCGAGAGCACATCACTGTCGATCTTGTAAAATGTGTGTGGTGGACATGGATCATCATTGCCCATTT ATCGGCAACTGTGTGGGAGCATCAAATCACAGAGCTTTTGTCATTTTTCTCATCTCAGTGGTCATTAGTTGCACTTATGTTGCTATAATGACCATATACTCAAGTTATCATATATGGCCCTCTGTTGATTTCCCAAATCTAGCATCATCTCGTCATTCAATGAATTCTATGAAAATGCTGTTGGAGATTATCACTACCTTAGCGAGCTCTGCATTCTTCTTGTCTGCAAGGGGTGTAGTGCTGGTATATCTGGCTTTTGCTAGTTTATCGGTAAATGCTGGTATATGTGTGTTGCTGTGTCAGCAGCTTAGTTATGTGTATGAAGGAAATACATATCTCGACCGTTTAAATTCGGCGAATGTCATGCATAGAGAGAGAGGGTTGCAAAACCTTGTTAGATTTTTTGGGTGCCCCTACTCAATTTCCAGAGTTTTGTTGCGATGTTCAAACACTGGCAAGTTGCAGGACAATTCATGGTCAAAACTTCTTTAG
- the LOC133888045 gene encoding protein S-acyltransferase 11 isoform X1: MLYPIQGPVKDIIKQCVTSIPEDHEATCWGCGLRLVFASYAPVFKCGWCGAITQSNPTSRKPDSICFSHWRRLRDWFFVTVLILFMVFVICGGVWAVYPIVFSISNFWGIFHCILTAFLAAFTITSYCLASFKSAGAPANIRWGRYPMVEKSDLENYTFCTYCSKPKPPRAHHCRSCKMCVVDMDHHCPFIGNCVGASNHRAFVIFLISVVISCTYVAIMTIYSSYHIWPSVDFPNLASSRHSMNSMKMLLEIITTLASSAFFLSARGVVLVYLAFASLSVNAGICVLLCQQLSYVYEGNTYLDRLNSANVMHRERGLQNLVRFFGCPYSISRVLLRCSNTGKLQDNSWSKLL; the protein is encoded by the exons ATGCTATATCCAATCCAAGGTCCGGTTAAGGATATTATAA AGCAATGTGTCACATCCATACCAGAAGATCATGAGGCCACTTGTTGGGGCTGTGGGCTTCGGCTTGTTTTTGCAAGCTATGCTCCTGTCTTTAAGTGTGGCTGGTGTGGAGCAATTACACAAAGCAACCCAACTTCAAGAAAACCTGACAGCATATGTTTTTCTCACTGGAGGCGTTTACGGGACTGGTTCTTTGTGACCGTGCTCATTCTCTTCATGGTCTTTGTTATAT GTGGTGGGGTCTGGGCAGTATATCCTATTGTTTTCTCAATCAGCAATTTTTGGggcatctttcattgcatatTAACAGCTTTCTTGGCTGCATTTACCATCACAAGTTATTGTTTGGCCTCTTTTAAATCTGCTGGTGCACCAGCAAATATACGGTGGGGCAGATATCCCATGGTCGAGAAAAGTGATCTTGAGAACTATACCTTTTGTACATACTGTAGTAAACCAAAGCCCCCGAGAGCACATCACTGTCGATCTTGTAAAATGTGTGTGGTGGACATGGATCATCATTGCCCATTT ATCGGCAACTGTGTGGGAGCATCAAATCACAGAGCTTTTGTCATTTTTCTCATCTCAGTGGTCATTAGTTGCACTTATGTTGCTATAATGACCATATACTCAAGTTATCATATATGGCCCTCTGTTGATTTCCCAAATCTAGCATCATCTCGTCATTCAATGAATTCTATGAAAATGCTGTTGGAGATTATCACTACCTTAGCGAGCTCTGCATTCTTCTTGTCTGCAAGGGGTGTAGTGCTGGTATATCTGGCTTTTGCTAGTTTATCGGTAAATGCTGGTATATGTGTGTTGCTGTGTCAGCAGCTTAGTTATGTGTATGAAGGAAATACATATCTCGACCGTTTAAATTCGGCGAATGTCATGCATAGAGAGAGAGGGTTGCAAAACCTTGTTAGATTTTTTGGGTGCCCCTACTCAATTTCCAGAGTTTTGTTGCGATGTTCAAACACTGGCAAGTTGCAGGACAATTCATGGTCAAAACTTCTTTAG
- the LOC133888045 gene encoding protein S-acyltransferase 11 isoform X2: protein MENQQQQQQLLEVEQCVTSIPEDHEATCWGCGLRLVFASYAPVFKCGWCGAITQSNPTSRKPDSICFSHWRRLRDWFFVTVLILFMVFVICGGVWAVYPIVFSISNFWGIFHCILTAFLAAFTITSYCLASFKSAGAPANIRWGRYPMVEKSDLENYTFCTYCSKPKPPRAHHCRSCKMCVVDMDHHCPFIGNCVGASNHRAFVIFLISVVISCTYVAIMTIYSSYHIWPSVDFPNLASSRHSMNSMKMLLEIITTLASSAFFLSARGVVLVYLAFASLSVNAGICVLLCQQLSYVYEGNTYLDRLNSANVMHRERGLQNLVRFFGCPYSISRVLLRCSNTGKLQDNSWSKLL from the exons ATGGagaaccagcagcagcagcagcagctgctcgAG GTAGAGCAATGTGTCACATCCATACCAGAAGATCATGAGGCCACTTGTTGGGGCTGTGGGCTTCGGCTTGTTTTTGCAAGCTATGCTCCTGTCTTTAAGTGTGGCTGGTGTGGAGCAATTACACAAAGCAACCCAACTTCAAGAAAACCTGACAGCATATGTTTTTCTCACTGGAGGCGTTTACGGGACTGGTTCTTTGTGACCGTGCTCATTCTCTTCATGGTCTTTGTTATAT GTGGTGGGGTCTGGGCAGTATATCCTATTGTTTTCTCAATCAGCAATTTTTGGggcatctttcattgcatatTAACAGCTTTCTTGGCTGCATTTACCATCACAAGTTATTGTTTGGCCTCTTTTAAATCTGCTGGTGCACCAGCAAATATACGGTGGGGCAGATATCCCATGGTCGAGAAAAGTGATCTTGAGAACTATACCTTTTGTACATACTGTAGTAAACCAAAGCCCCCGAGAGCACATCACTGTCGATCTTGTAAAATGTGTGTGGTGGACATGGATCATCATTGCCCATTT ATCGGCAACTGTGTGGGAGCATCAAATCACAGAGCTTTTGTCATTTTTCTCATCTCAGTGGTCATTAGTTGCACTTATGTTGCTATAATGACCATATACTCAAGTTATCATATATGGCCCTCTGTTGATTTCCCAAATCTAGCATCATCTCGTCATTCAATGAATTCTATGAAAATGCTGTTGGAGATTATCACTACCTTAGCGAGCTCTGCATTCTTCTTGTCTGCAAGGGGTGTAGTGCTGGTATATCTGGCTTTTGCTAGTTTATCGGTAAATGCTGGTATATGTGTGTTGCTGTGTCAGCAGCTTAGTTATGTGTATGAAGGAAATACATATCTCGACCGTTTAAATTCGGCGAATGTCATGCATAGAGAGAGAGGGTTGCAAAACCTTGTTAGATTTTTTGGGTGCCCCTACTCAATTTCCAGAGTTTTGTTGCGATGTTCAAACACTGGCAAGTTGCAGGACAATTCATGGTCAAAACTTCTTTAG